In the genome of Myxococcus stipitatus, one region contains:
- a CDS encoding efflux RND transporter periplasmic adaptor subunit, whose translation MKPQALDTNETKPEGPPPGKPGRGWAWGLGAALLVLLGLGVVPRLERARALDRRAEESRQPPLVATVPVRRATSKAELTLPGTVLPIQKASLHARISGFVGRIHVDLGDKVRAGQLLAEIEAPELQAECHRARARLDETERNLEFARASAERGQTLAREGNVSHEVSEEARARANTAEAALKGAKAEVERLEALYAYRRVVAPFDGLIVRRNVDPGALVTAGSTSGVTSLFEMAQTHALKVYVEVPQSLASDIRPGLEASITTLDAPARALPGRVVRTSGVLDPATRTLLTEVQLTNEHGLFAGAFVRVRLLIERDVPPLLVPASALAARREGMSLLVVDAANAVQQRVVVLGRDLGSQVEVLDGVTEADRVVLSPPDTLGEGSVVRVAQGHAAL comes from the coding sequence GTGAAGCCGCAAGCCCTCGACACGAATGAGACGAAGCCCGAGGGGCCGCCGCCTGGGAAGCCGGGCCGGGGATGGGCGTGGGGGCTGGGCGCGGCGCTGCTGGTGCTGCTGGGCCTGGGCGTGGTGCCTCGGCTGGAGCGGGCGCGCGCGCTGGATCGGCGCGCGGAGGAGTCCCGCCAGCCGCCGCTGGTGGCCACCGTGCCGGTGCGCCGGGCCACGTCGAAGGCGGAGCTGACGCTGCCGGGCACGGTGCTCCCCATCCAGAAGGCCTCGCTGCACGCGCGCATCAGCGGCTTCGTGGGGCGCATCCACGTCGACCTCGGGGACAAGGTCCGCGCGGGGCAGCTCCTCGCCGAAATCGAGGCGCCCGAGCTCCAGGCCGAGTGCCACCGGGCCCGGGCCCGCCTGGACGAGACGGAGCGGAACCTGGAGTTCGCCCGGGCGTCCGCGGAGCGCGGCCAGACGCTCGCGCGGGAGGGGAACGTCAGCCACGAGGTCTCCGAGGAGGCGCGGGCGCGGGCCAACACCGCGGAGGCCGCGCTGAAGGGCGCGAAGGCGGAGGTGGAGCGGCTGGAGGCCCTGTATGCCTACCGGCGCGTGGTGGCCCCGTTCGACGGCCTCATCGTCCGCCGCAACGTGGACCCCGGAGCGCTTGTCACCGCGGGGAGCACCTCGGGGGTGACGAGCCTCTTCGAGATGGCGCAGACGCACGCGCTGAAGGTGTACGTGGAGGTGCCGCAGTCGCTCGCGAGCGACATCCGCCCCGGGCTGGAGGCGAGCATCACCACGCTGGATGCCCCCGCGCGGGCGCTCCCGGGGCGCGTCGTGCGGACCTCCGGGGTATTGGACCCGGCGACCCGGACGCTGCTCACGGAGGTGCAGCTCACCAACGAGCACGGGCTGTTCGCGGGGGCCTTCGTCCGCGTCCGGCTGCTCATCGAGCGGGACGTGCCCCCCTTGCTCGTGCCCGCCAGCGCGCTGGCCGCGCGCCGCGAGGGGATGTCCTTGCTGGTGGTGGACGCGGCGAACGCGGTCCAGCAGCGGGTGGTGGTGCTGGGGCGCGACCTGGGCTCGCAGGTCGAGGTGTTGGATGGAGTGACGGAGGCGGACCGCGTGGTGTTGAGCCCACCGGATACGTTGGGGGAGGGCAGTGTGGTGCGTGTGGCGCAGGGGCACGCCGCCCTGTAG
- a CDS encoding c-type cytochrome, giving the protein MKRLLWMCVSATVLVSNGALASEALSKAKNCSTCHSASARLVGPSYKEISAKYGKQKDAEDKLSQRVLKGSSGVWGIVPMPANKEVSDAEARALVKWIMSQK; this is encoded by the coding sequence ATGAAGCGTTTGCTGTGGATGTGTGTTTCCGCGACGGTGCTGGTGTCCAACGGGGCACTGGCGAGCGAGGCCTTGTCGAAGGCGAAGAACTGTTCGACGTGTCATTCCGCGTCGGCGCGCCTGGTCGGGCCCTCCTACAAGGAGATTTCCGCCAAGTACGGCAAGCAGAAGGATGCCGAGGACAAGCTGTCTCAGCGCGTCTTGAAGGGCAGCAGCGGCGTCTGGGGGATTGTTCCAATGCCAGCGAACAAAGAGGTCTCCGATGCGGAGGCCCGCGCGCTGGTGAAATGGATCATGTCGCAGAAGTAA